In Beijerinckiaceae bacterium, the sequence GCAACTCGATCTTTGCGTCGATCAGCTCGAAGGCGAGGCGGGCAAGGTCAAGACCGGCCACCACGCCGCTCTCGCGCGCAACCAGCGCGGCCCGCGCCGTGAGCCCAACCGGCACCACCGCATCGGTCGTGAGATCGCCCGCGCGGCCGAGGTCTTCGAGAAGCGCGGCGCGCACGAGGGGCTCGAACATGATCCGCGCGAGCGGCGGTGGCGGCGTCATGCGCTGGCCCTTTCCAGGCAAACTTTTAACCGGCTAAGCGGAAGCCTGCACGGAACTCAGTCAGCAGGCTCGAAAGCAAGTTCCCGCGCGTGAGCGAGCGCCGCTTCGAGATGCAACGTGCTTCTCGCCGCGGGGCTGGCACGATCCGGGAAGTCCGTGCGCGCATGAGCGCCGCGACTTTCCTGGCGGCGGAGAGCGGCGATTGCGATCATCAATCCGACAATGGCCGGATCGCGCGCCGCGCCATTGCCAAGCGCCATCGGTAAAAGCTTTCCCGCCGCCGCCGCCAAACCATCGCCATCGCGCAAGACGCCGGCGGCGCGGGTGAGGATAGGGCGCACGGGAGCCGGATCGGGGCAGATCATGGCCGAAGCTTGGACACGCGGCTTGCGCCGGGCCGTCGGGACCGCCGCGATGCTTTCGGCGATAAGCCGACCGCAAACCGCCGCCTCGAGCAGCGAATTGCTGGCCAGACGATTGGCGCCGTGCAGCCCGGTGCAGGCCGCCTCACCACAGGCCCATAAGCCTTGAACCGACGTCCTGCCGCTGAGATCGACGGCAATGCCGCCCATGTGATAATGCGCGGCGGGCCGGACCGGAATGGGTTGCGTCACAGGGTCGATGCCGGCAGCCTGGCAGAAACTTGTAATGGCCGGAAAGCGGCGCGGAAAATCGAGATCGGGGACATCCCGTGCATCGAGAAAAACCCGATGGCCGGCCGCCATATGCCGCCAAACCGCCCGCGCGACGATATCACGTGCAGCCAGTTCGGCGCCGGGCTCCCCAGCCATGAAGCGGTGTCCGGTCTCGTCGATCAGGATCGCGCCTTCGCCGCGCACCGTTTCGCTGATGAGCTTGAGCGGAAACGAGTCGCTGTCGAGAGCCGTCGGGTGAAACTGAATGAATTCGAGATCGGCCATCCGTGCGCCGGCCTTGGCCGCCAGCGCGAGGCCCTGCCCCCATGACCCGGCTGGATTGGTGCCGTATTGGAAAAGTCCGCCGATCCCCCCCGTGGCGACGACGACGCGATCGGCCGCGAAAACCACCGGTCCGCCAGAGATGTCGACAAGAACCCCGGCCACCGCCTCGTCGTCGAGGATCAATTCGCGGGCTTCAGCTCCCTCGATCACGGTAATGGATGGGGTTTGGCGCACGAGATGGGTTAGCGCCCGCATGATTTCACGCCCGCTGGCATCGCCACCGGCGTGCGCGATTCGACGGCGCGAATGCGCCGCTTCAAGGCCGAGCGCGATTTTGCCATGGCTGTCCCGATCGAAGGGAACGCCCCGCCGGCTCAAATCGGAAATTGCCGCCGGCGCCGCCGCGAGGATGGTGCGTGCCACCGCGCGGTCGCAAAGGCCGTCACCTGCCTTCAATGTATCGGTCAAGTGCAGCGAAAGATCATCGTCCGGCCCAAGGCTTGCGGCAACCCCGCCTTGCGCGAGCACGCTCGAGGACTCGGATGCGAGCGGTGCCTTGCTCAGCAGGATCACCGGCGCCGGAGCCATGGAAAGGGCTGCGGTGAGACCGGCGAGGCCGCCGCCAATGATGACGCAGGCGCCGCGCGTGTCGACCGCTTCCATCACTTCACCGCCAGCATGCGTTCGACGGCGCGGCGCGCGGAAACCGCAATTTCAGGATCGATCTGCACTTCATGCTGCATGGTCTCCAACGCATGCCGGATGTTGCGCAGCGTAATCTTCTTCATATGCGGGCAGAGATTGCAG encodes:
- a CDS encoding L-aspartate oxidase, translating into MEAVDTRGACVIIGGGLAGLTAALSMAPAPVILLSKAPLASESSSVLAQGGVAASLGPDDDLSLHLTDTLKAGDGLCDRAVARTILAAAPAAISDLSRRGVPFDRDSHGKIALGLEAAHSRRRIAHAGGDASGREIMRALTHLVRQTPSITVIEGAEARELILDDEAVAGVLVDISGGPVVFAADRVVVATGGIGGLFQYGTNPAGSWGQGLALAAKAGARMADLEFIQFHPTALDSDSFPLKLISETVRGEGAILIDETGHRFMAGEPGAELAARDIVARAVWRHMAAGHRVFLDARDVPDLDFPRRFPAITSFCQAAGIDPVTQPIPVRPAAHYHMGGIAVDLSGRTSVQGLWACGEAACTGLHGANRLASNSLLEAAVCGRLIAESIAAVPTARRKPRVQASAMICPDPAPVRPILTRAAGVLRDGDGLAAAAGKLLPMALGNGAARDPAIVGLMIAIAALRRQESRGAHARTDFPDRASPAARSTLHLEAALAHARELAFEPAD